TATGGTCGTGGTATTCCTATCGGATCAGTAGTGGACGTAGTATCAAAGATCAATACCGGAGGTAAATATGACAGTAAAGCCTTTCAGAAATCTGTAGGATTAAACGGAGTTGGTACTAAGGCAGTAAATGCGCTATCCACACAATTCACAGTACAATCTTACCGTCAGGGTGAAACACGGATAGCTCAATTCAGCAAAGGCGAGTTGGTCACTGATGAAAAGAAAGAGACCACTCAACGAAATGGTACTGCAGTTTCCTTCTATCCGGATGACAGTATCTTCAGAAACTACAAATACCGTATGGAATTTGTAGAAAATATGATCTGGAATTATGTCTTTCTGAATTCAGGACTGGTTATCAATTTTAACGGTCAGAAATTCATCTCTGAAAATGGACTTAAAGATCTCTTAGAGCGCAATATAGATACAGAATCTATGCGCTACCCTATTATACATCTGAAGGGTGAAGATATAGAAATAGCGCTGACACACGGCCAGCAATATGGAGAGGAGTATTACTCTTTTGTCAATGGTCAGCATACGACACAGGGAGGTACTCATCAGGCCGCATTCAGAGAAGCTTTGGTAAAAACGATCCGTGAATTTTACAAAAAAGATTTCGATGCTGCCGATGTTCGTTCCTCTATCATCGGAGCGATTGCTATAAAAGTTCAGGAGCCTGTTTTCGAATCGCAGACAAAGACAAAATTAGGATCTCAAAGCATTGGTCCCGATGGTCCGACTGTACGTACATTTATCAATGACTTCCTGAAAAAAGCGTTGGATGATTACTTACACCGCAATTCGGATACAGCAGATGCTTTATTAAAAAGGATCCTGCAATCCGAACGGGAGCGTAAAGATATTGCCGGAATCAAGAAACTGGCAAATGAACGTGCAAAGAAAGCCTCGTTACACAATCGCAAACTCAGAGATTGCAAGGTGCACTTTTCGGACAAAAATGAACGCAATCAGGAGACTACCCTTTTTATTACAGAGGGAGATTCAGCCAGCGGATCCATTACCAAATCACGTGATGTACAGACCCAGGCTGTATTCAGTCTGAAAGGTAAACCTTTAAATTCGTATGGCATGTCTAAAAAGATTGTCTATGAAAATGAAGAATTTAACCTCTTACAGCACGCTCTAAATATTGAAGATGGTCTGGACGGCCTTCGCTACAATAATATTGTTATTGCTACAGATGCCGATGTCGACGGTATGCACATCCGCCTTCTCTTGCTGACCTTCTTTCTGCAATTCTTCCCTGATCTTGTCAAAGCCGGACATGTAGCCATTCTACAGACTCCGCTGTTCCGTGTACGGAATAAAAAGGAAACGATATATTGCTATTCGGATGAAGAACGCCAACGGGCTATTGCAAAATTAGGGGCGAAACCTGAAATAACACGTTTCAAAGGTTTGGGAGAAATCTCTCCATCCGAATTCGGTTTGTTTATAGGTAAGGATATCCGTCTGGATCCGGTCATCCTAACCAAAGACAATAAAATTCAGCAATTGCTGGAATATTATATGGGAAAAAATACGCCGGACAGACAGAAACATATTGTCAACAATCTTCGTGTAGAAGTTGATCTGGAAGCTGAGTTGACAAAAGAAGCAGTATAGTAAAGTCCTAATCGAACCTAACCTTAATGACTAAACCCATATTGATTCTAATCCAATGTCAGGACGACGTTGGATTAGTTGCAAAAATAGCTAATGCACTGGCAAAGTACCGGTTGAATATCGTCACGATGCGCGAATTTGTGGATGAAGAAGCCGGTAAGTTTTTCGTTCGTGTTGTCTGTACAGGAATACTCGAAAATACAGAAGAATTATTTACTGCTTTAAAACAAAGTCTTCCGGATAATGCCAGCATAAAAATCAATCCGTCAGAGCGAAAAAAATTAATCATACTGGTCACCAAAGAGCATCACTGTCTGGCCGATATTCTGATTCGCCATCATTTCGAAACCTGGGACACGGATATTCAGGCTGTAATAGGTAATTATAGTGATCTGGAAGAATTCACCCGAAAATTTGATATCCCCTATCACCATGTTTCACATGAAAATTTAAGTAAAGAGGAGTTTGAGCGCCAATTGACTGTACAAATTGATCAATACGAGTTTGATTATATTATCCTGGCCAAATTTATGCGAATTCTGTCCCCGACATTTGTACAGCAGTATCAAGGTAAAATCATCAATATTCACCATTCCTTTCTTCCCGCTTTCATAGGAGCTAATCCCTATCGGCAGGCACATACCAGAGGCGTGAAGATCATAGGTGCAACGGCACATTATGTAACAGATGACCTGGATGAAGGACCTATTATCGTACAGGATACCAGAAGAGTCAACCATACCTATACTGTACAGGATATGATGACTGCAGGTAAAGAAATCGAAAAAGCTGTACTGGCCAGAACAATCCGGCTGCTACTGGAAGATCGAGTGATGCTGGATCGCAATAAAACAGTTGTTTTTGAATAGGGACAGGAGAAATATGACCAACATCACTATTTACTAAGCAACCCAGTTACTTTTTACCTGCATAATTATCCCTTATTTCGTATCGAAATAAGAACTGAATAATGACGCACTCCTTTCACATTCCTGTACTGGGATTGGCCTTTTCTATTGATTCTCCGCTCAAGGTTGCCAGATACGGTATTTCATCTGTAATTTCTATTGTGGATGATGAACTCATAGAACGTATCCGGGCATATTACAGCAAACTGAATAATATAGACTTTCTTCCTATTACTAAAAAAGATCAGGATTTTAGAGCAAAACGTATTACAGCATACCTTAATCTGGTAAAACAACTTGTCAGGGAACAGACGGCTGGCATGCGGGCCCAGCTAATGGAAGCCAATTCTGAAGTTGCCCGTTACTTTAATCTTCTCCCGGATAATAATCCTATAAAGGCTCAGTACGATCAGATGCTGAAAGAAACAGATGATAAGACCAGAAACCAACTGTCTCTACAATTGCATTCCTGTATTCAGCCTGGAGATATCGACGTCAATATCATGTCTAAAGTAGATAAGATCAATTATGCTCCTAATGGTGAAGCTTTAGATGAAAAATATGCAGATGCTCTGGCAGCGTTACGTGGTTTTGCCAATTCAGATCTCCATTCTTCTGTTGTATTATCAGCAGGTATGAACCCCCGTCTGTATAGCTATTTGTCTGAACTGGAAGTCTTCCAGCCAAAGGAGGGACAGGATTTTGAGAAAAAGATTACGCTCAAAGTAAGTGACTTTCGATCGGCAATGATACAAGCCAGATTTTTAGCAAAAAAAGGATTGTGGGTATCAGAGTTCAGAGTAGAATCCGGATTAAATTGCGGAGGACATGCTTTTGCAACAGATGGCTATCTACTTGGTCCCATACTGGCTGAATTTAAAGACAAAAAGCAACAATTAAAAGAAGAGTTATTTGAGACGTATCGCAAATACTGGGAGGCAAAGAATATCATTTGCAAACAACCGCCACATATCAGGTATACAGTACAGGGAGGGGTGGGTACAGCTGCAGAACATCAGTTTTTATTGAGTCATTATGAATTTGATGCTGTTGGATGGGGATCACCCTTTTTATTGGTTCCTGATGCCACTACAGTAGATGATGACACACTGGAGGCTCTGGTCAGATCCAAAGCAGATGATTTTTACATCAGCGGATCTTCACCTCTCGGTGTCCCGTTCAACAATTTCCGGCAAAGTTCTGCCGAAAAACTTCGGATACAGCGGATTGAAAAAGGTCGTCCCGGTAGTCCATGTAAGAAAAGGTATCTCGTTTCCAATACGGCATACACTACACAACCGATCTGTACAGCTTCCCGTGAATATCAGCACATGAAATTAAAGGAGCTTGATCAGCAGGAATTGACAACTGAAGCATACGAACGCGCATTCCAGGATATTACAGCAAAAACATGTCTGTGTGAAGGTCTTGCAACTCCTGCATATTTAAAGTATGATATCCTTAAGCCTAAAGAGTCAGCCGCTGTCGCTATTTGCCCCGGACCGAATACTTTTTGGTTCAAAGGTATATTTTCATTAGATCAGATGGTCAATCATATTTATGGTCGTGACAATCTGATTCAATCCGCTGAACGTCCCATTCTCTTTATCAATGAGCTTAGACTCTACATGGATCATATCCGGAAATACATAGATGTGAATAAGCTGGATATGGAGGACAAAAAGTTAAAATATCTGGATAAATTCAAGACTCAGTTAAAGGAGGGCATCAACTACTACAGGGCTTTAATAAAAGATTTAACGGCGTTCAAGGTTTCGGAATTGGCTGCATTTGCGGGTCAGCTGGATGAGATCGAACAGGAGCTTGAGAATCTGTCCTTTAGTTAAATACAATCTGAGTTTCAAAAAGTATGTATTTGTATGCAGCGATTTATGACACCATCGCTGCATACAATGATAAACACTTAGTCTTTAGCTATTTTTCTGAATTTACCAAATACACCTAACGGTAATTTAGGGCCTGCTGTAGCTTGCAGGTAGAGTTCTCCGATTTCCAGATTCTCTACTTTCGGAAAAGCAGTTCTGATCAGATTTTCCACAATAACAGAAGAAAAACCTAAAGAATAGGTATTCAAAATCAGGAAATGTTCTTTTGGATCAAGTAGCTGTACCACATCCTTCATCATTTCCATGATATGGTCTTCCAGTTTCCACTTCTCCCCTTTCGGACCGTGTCCGTAAGCCGGCGGATCCAGAATAATACCATTATATGTATTTCCGCGTTTAAGTTCCCGCTTTACAAATTTAAGAGCATCCTCTACCACCCAGCGGATATTATCGAGACCTGAAATTTCCTGATTTTCATTAGCCCAGGTCACCACCTGCTTGATAGAATCTACGTGCGTAGTATCTGCACCCGCAGCTTTTGCAATCAATGATGCACCACCAGTATATGCAAACAGATTCAACACTTTAGGTTTATCAGTCTTAAAAGAGCGTACAGATTCGGAGATATAATCCCAGTTAACAGCTTGTTCCGGAAAAATACCAACATGTTTGAAAGAGGTAAGCCCCAGTCTGAATTTAATTGCAGCATCTTTATTCTTATATTCGATATGCCAGCGATCCTGCGCTTTCGGATTTTTTTTCACCCAATCTCCGGAAGTTGCAGAACGACCTTTAAAACGAATATCATATCTTTTTGTCCACTCGGCATCAGAAAGTGTCTTAGGCCATACGGCCTGAGGTTCCGGACGGATCAGTACCAGATGACCAAAACGCTCCAGTTTTTCAAAATCACCACAATCGATGAGTTCATAATCCTTCCAATGCTGAGGAGTCAGTAATTGTATTTCAGTATTTTTCAAAATCAAAAATTTGCAGCAAAGATACGGTTAATCATTCAAAACTATAACACGAAGATCATTAACCATCATGCTTCATCGTTTTGCGGGCTGCCTGCATCAGCGGACTTGCAAATACAAAATCATTCAACTCCTTGACGTCTGACTGAAGAATATCCTGATTGGTACCTTCCCAGAATTTTTCACCTTTATACAAATACAGAATATATTCGCCTATACCCATTACCGAATTCATATCATGCGTCACGACAACAGTTGTACACTGGTATTCCTGGGTCAGATCCTGAATCAATTCATCGATCAGAATAGACGTTTCAGGATCAAGGCCGGAGTTGGGTTCATCGCAGAAAAGGTATTTAGGTCCCATACTGATTGCTCTGGCAATCCCAACCCGCTTTTTCATACCCCCAGACAGTTCTGCCGGAAACAATTTATTAGTTCCCTTCAGATTGACTCTTTCCAGACAAAAATTGGCACGGTCTATTTTTTCACTTTTTGACATCTCCGTAAACATATCCAATGAAAACATCAGATTCTGTTCTACTGTCATGGAGTCAAAAAGCGCTGAATTCTGAAAAAGCATACCTATTTCTTTACGGATAGGCACGCGCTCTTCAAAACTCATCTTGGTAAATTCCTGTTTATCAAAAAACACACGCCCCTGTTCCGGATTATGCAGTCCAACTATACATTTGAGTAATGTACTTTTTCCGGAACCGGAACCACCAATGATCAAACTTACTTTTCCCGGTTCGAAAATAGCATCTATTCCTTTTAATACTTCTTTCTCACCAAATGCTTTATGAATATTCTGAATTTCAATCATCTTCCTTACAACATTAAAGCTGTGATCAAATAATCACTAGCCAGTATAGTAATACAGCCAATCACTACGGCCTGCGTACCTGCCTCGCCTACTTCCAGAGCACCTCCGCTCACATAGAAACCTTTATAAGCAGGCACTGAGGTAATAATAAATCCAAAGACTACAGCCTTAACCATCGCAACGGATACTGTAAATCCATTAAAACTACCCTGAATACCCTGTATATAATCGGCCGTGCTAACTGCACCGGATAATGCACCTCCTAAAAGTCCGCCCAATATCGCACAGAAAATCGCAACAATAACTAAAGCAGGAATCATCGTAATACCAGCCAGTATCTTAGGCAGAATCAGATAACCCGGAGCATTGATCCCCATAATTTCCAATGCATCGATCTGCTCTGTGACACGCATGGAGCCAATCTGTGAAGAAATAGATGAACCTACTTTACCCATCAAGACCAACGCTGAGATTGTGGGTCCTAATTCCAGAATATTGGAATCACGGTTGATTTGTCCGATAATCGAATTCGGAATCAGATCGGACACCAGCTGGAAGGCAATCTGCATGGTCATTACAGCCCCTATAAAGGTTGATATGATCACAATCAGACCTAACGAACCAAGTCCGATATCAGTCATTGCAAACATGGTTTCCTTCCAATAGATCTTTCCCTTCTCGGGTTTTTTAAAAACTGATTTTAAAAGTAAAATGTATTTTCCGATATGATAAATTAACATATATTTCCTTTAGTACATTATTTGCTATAAAACGCCTCCTGTTGAAGGATTCGTATACCCTGTTGCCCTGCTATATCAAAATATAAACGAATATAGGCATAATCCCACAAAAACCTGTTACACTGAAAGGGCATTCCTGTTACAGACCTGAATATTAATTTTTCACCGACAGATTTAAGACATTTACCGAATAAATGCAGGAAATAACCTAATTACATTGTTTTTTTTATCATCTTCACTTTAATTTTGATTCAGTTAAACAATTAGAATCGACAACATAACATATAAACATAATGAACAATAAAAGAATTACCTCAGGACTTATCTTTCTTTTTGTGGGGATTATATTGCTTCTTGATGTCCTGGACATCATTGAGTTCAACTGGCTTGAAATCATTCGTTACTGGCCATTATTGATTATCTTAGGTGGTATTAATATGCTTATGCCTAATGGCCAATCCGGACAGATCGCCAAATTAGGGTTTACCTGTCTGCTATTAGGATTTCTGGTATTTATCGGTTTTACGACTCCAAATGAAAGCCTGATTTCCAGATTTTTCAAAGGATCTAATATTCATATCAGTACAGATGAGTTAGAAGATTCAATTCCTTCCTCATCAAGTAAGAGCCTCGCCATCCAACTTCCTAAAAACCTCTCCGTAGCTAAGGCAAACTTTGATATAGGCACTACTAATCTGAAATTATCTAGTCAGCCGAGCAGCTTATTATTTGAAGCAGGAAATTCTTCGGACTCTTATTTTCTTAAACTCACATCAGACTCAGCGGAAGATGGCACAGCAACGGTTGATTTAACAGGAAAAAAGAGAAAAAAAGGACGCAGTAAAAATAATACAACATTATTCAAATTGAATAAAGATGTGGTCTGGGATCTCAACTTTGATATCGGAGCTTCAGACGTACAGATGGACCTCTCTCCTTTTAAAATCAGAAACATCAATTTTGACACAGGAGCGAGCTCTGTAAATATGAAACTAGGAAGACCTGTAGAAACCTCCACGATCAATATAGATGCAGGAGCATCTTCTGTCGAAATCCGAATCCCTAAAGATGTACCTTGTCAGGTTACTTCAGACAGTGGGCTATCTTCTATTGAACTGGGTAGCGGTTTTGTGAGAAAAGGTGACGGTATCAGTGAAACAGCTAATTATCCACAGGCAACTTCAAAATACAACATTGTAATTGATGCAGGTGTTACCTCTTTCAAGATTATTCAATACTAAATCTTACGAAATTATTACTTCAGAATCCATAACTTTGTGGTAAATATGGATACAAGTAATTTATTGAGCTTACCCGGAGGATATTGTAATTCTAAAACAGATTACAGCCGCTGGGTAACCAGGGAAGTGAATATCGGAGATATACCTATGGGAGGAAACAATCCTATACGTATCCAAAGTATGACCACTATAGATACCATGGACACGATGGGCTCTGTAGAGCAGACTATCCGCATGGTAGACGCCGGTTGTGAATATGTCCGTATTACTGCTCCAAGTATAAAAGAAGCCGAAAATCTTGCAAATATTAAAAAAGAACTCCGTAACAGAGGCTATAATGTCCCTCTCGTTGCGGATATCCATTTTACACCCAATGCAGCAGAAGTAGCGGCAAGAATCGTAGAAAAAGTACGGATCAACCCCGGTAATTATGCGGATAAGAAGAAATTCGATCAGCTTTCTTATTCTGCAGATGAATATCAGGCTGAGCTAGACCGTATCTATAAAAAGTTTGCTCCTTTAGTCAATATCTGTAAAGAATATGGTACAGCTATGCGTATAGGCACGAATCATGGTTCGCTGTCTGACCGTATCATGAGCCACTATGGAGATACTCCCGAGGGAATGGTGGAATCTGCACTGGAATTTATCCGTATCTGCGAAGATCTTAATTTTTACAACCTGACCATTTCGATGAAATCCAGTAATCCGCAGGTAATGGTACAGGCATATCGTATGCTGGTTGAGAAGATGGTCATCGAGAATATGAACTATCCACTCCATCTGGGTGTCACGGAAGCCGGAGACGGAGAAGACGGACGTATCAAATCGGCTGTTGGTATCGGTACATTATTAGAGGATGGCCTGGGCGATACGGTACGTGTATCATTAACCGAAGAACCCGAAAAAGAAGCTCCGGTAGCTATAGCTCTCGTAAACCGTTACAGCAAACGGTCTAAAATGTTGCAGCAAGCAACTACACAAAGTCGGGAAATAATACAGCTTAATCCTTCTTCCGAAACAGTAGCTTACGAATCCAGAGAAATCAACACTTTTATCGGTGGTTCTCTCGTTCCACGTGTCATTGTTGATATTTCCACGTCTAACCTGAAAGACCCGAATATACTGACGGCTACGGGATATCGCTATGATATCCTCAATGACAAGTATCATATGGGAGAACAATCGGTAGATTTTGTATTTCTGGGAGATCAGCTACCTTCTTTTACCATGCCTGGCAATCTGAAGCAGCTTTATAATTACAATACCTGGTTAACGATTGCTAATCCCACTAACATACATCCTGTTTTTGATCTGGAACAATTTAATGCAGCATCCCGCAAAGATCCTGTACTCAATCTGATCTATATAAAAAATAATGACCTGGATTCCGAAATTTTTGGTAATTCAGCCATCGATAATACTGTTGTATTTATCCTGGAAACGGATCATATTCACGGGATGGCAGATCAGCGTCAGTTTTTCTCCAATCTTCAGGAAATAGGACTCGATAACCCTGTTATTATAAAAAGATCCTATCCGGTAGAAGAATTTTCAGGCCCCATTGGGGATATTATGAATCCGGAAGAACCTATTTCCAAGATTCAGCTCTATGCGGCGACAGATCTTGGTGCCTTACTTATTGACAAACTAGGTTCCGGAATATGGGTGGATTCGCCCGCAACACCTCTTGACAAGCTGGTTTCCTTATCCTTTGGAATCCTGCAGGCTACCCGATCACGTATATCCAAAACAGAATATATCTCTTGTCCAAGCTGTGGACGGACTTTATTTGATTTACAGGATACCACCCAGATGATCCGTGCACGAACGAATCATCTTAAAGGGTTGAAGATCGCCATCATGGGTTGTATCGTCAACGGTCCCGGTGAGATGGCAGATGCTGACTACGGCTATGTTGGTGCTGGCCCGGACAAAATTACGCTCTATCGTGGTAAGGAAGTGGTCAAGAAAAATGTAAGCTCAGCAAATGCTCTTGATGAACTTATCGATATTATCAAAGGCGACGGTCTTTGGATCGAAGAACAAGAAACTACAGTATAAAAAAGCGGGACTTCATTTTGAAGTCCCGCTTTTTTATTATATATCTTGATATCTTATTTCTAAAATCAGATCGTTATCTGACTGATATACGTTTAATGACTGTTTCCGTTCCTGCTACAACTCTTACAAAGTAAAAGCCAGAGGATAATTTGCCATTGGTTTCAAATGCAAGATTCTGATTGCCGGCCTCAAGTGTATTGTTCATCAGTCCCAATACTTCATTCCCCAATGCATCCATTACCTTTATGGAAACCGTATTCTGTTTGCCCAATTTGAATGATACAGTTACCTGTTCAGCAATAGGATTGTAGAATACTTTTACATTATTGATCAGTTTGTCAGACTCTGCTGCAGAAAAAATTTTCGCTGCTGACATACCAAAGTCGTATGAAGATTCGTTATTGAAATATTTAGCAGCCTTTGAGGCGTTGGATGCCATATACATATGGCCCATTTTTTTTGATGAACTATCACTCGCCAATACCATATTGGAACCCCAAGCAAAGCTCAGACTTGCCATAAGCACAAGTGCGTTCGTAAGGGTTTTAATAATGTGTATCTTAGTAAAAAATTTCATCATATGTCTGAGACAGTTGTATTGTTAATTGGTTTAATCAAATATAAACCTTTTTCTCAATTATCTTCATACAAAAATAGATTTTTTTTTATCTGATCGTTAATTAATCAGACGATTTTTAATGGCTTTAACAATTTTTAACAACTCTTGACGTTGTCACAAAAAAAACCAAACTTTGGCAGTTCAATTCTGTTATCAAGAATACTGATTAACAGGCGAAAAATTGAAGATTTAGTCATTAAATTTATTTAGAATGTCAACAAAAAACGCAAGCGACGTTCAAAAGTTAAGCCTCGGCGGCTTACTGATTAGCTTAGGAATTATCTTTGGAGATATCGGAACTTCCCCGCTCTATGTATTCAAAGCTATTATTAACAAAGGAACTATCGAACCAGACCTCGTCCTCGGGGGATTATCCTGTGTCGTATGGACTATTACCCTTCAAACTACTGTTAAGTATGTACTGATTGCGCTGAATGCGGACAACAATGGTGAAGGAGGTATCCTGTCGCTCTACTCTCTTGTCAAGAGGCAGGCCAAGTGGCTTATCATTCCGGCCATTATCGGAGCTTCCACACTTTTAGCCGACGGTATGTTGACGCCGGCGATTACCATATCATCAGCAATAGAAGGTCTGGCCATCAACAATCCTACTATTCAGACGGTACCTATCGTAATCGTGATTATTTCAGGACTCTTTCTTATTCAGCGTTTCGGGACTTCCATTGTAGGAAAGGTATTCGGACCTCTTATGCTTACCTGGTTTTTGACCATAGGGATACTGGGAATAAGCTACATTGATGAAGCTCCACAGGTGCTAAAAGCAATCAACCCTTATTATGCTTTCAAATTAATAGTAAGCACACCAAATGCGTTGTTTATTATTGGAGGAGTATTTCTGTGTACTACAGGAGCTGAGGCACTCTACTCGGATATGGGACATTGCGGAAAAGCTAACATCAGAATAAGCTGGATACTTGTAAAAATATGTTTATTACTTAATTACTTCGGACAAGGAGCCTGGTTGCTGGCACATTCAGGGACTCAGATTGGTGAAAAAAATCCATTTTACGCGATTATGCCGGAATGGTTTCTGGGTTATGGTGTTGTTATTGCGACCATTGCAGCTATTATTGCCAGTCAGGCAATGATATCAGGATCATTTACACTGATCTCTGAGGCTGTGCGCCTTAATATCTGGCCAAAAGTCACCATCCGCTATCCCAGTGATCATAAAGGACAATTATATGTGCCATCCATCAATCT
The Sphingobacterium spiritivorum genome window above contains:
- a CDS encoding KUP/HAK/KT family potassium transporter, with amino-acid sequence MSTKNASDVQKLSLGGLLISLGIIFGDIGTSPLYVFKAIINKGTIEPDLVLGGLSCVVWTITLQTTVKYVLIALNADNNGEGGILSLYSLVKRQAKWLIIPAIIGASTLLADGMLTPAITISSAIEGLAINNPTIQTVPIVIVIISGLFLIQRFGTSIVGKVFGPLMLTWFLTIGILGISYIDEAPQVLKAINPYYAFKLIVSTPNALFIIGGVFLCTTGAEALYSDMGHCGKANIRISWILVKICLLLNYFGQGAWLLAHSGTQIGEKNPFYAIMPEWFLGYGVVIATIAAIIASQAMISGSFTLISEAVRLNIWPKVTIRYPSDHKGQLYVPSINLILWLGCMLIIAVFRESSNMEAAYGLAINATFITTTILMGFFLRWKRVNKYLIFLFVGFYFFIEFGFLAGNSVKIAHGGWLTLVLSLALIAVMYAWYNARKIKNRFVKFVNIRDYNDIISEMSKDPTIPTFASQLVYLTSANNRNEIEYKIIYSMINKKPKKADVYWLVHVDVMDNPHTREYTVEQIIPGKLIRIDFKLGFREEQRISLLFRKVVEEMVQRNEIDIVSQYDSLKKYKIPGDFRFVILEKVLSKTNDLKWHERIIFEIYKILKKFSLSEEKGFGLDASFVTIERVPLSIPRTHEVVINRIN